One stretch of Rhinolophus ferrumequinum isolate MPI-CBG mRhiFer1 chromosome 5, mRhiFer1_v1.p, whole genome shotgun sequence DNA includes these proteins:
- the PYURF gene encoding protein preY, mitochondrial, translated as MLSGARGRLASVLRQTRAPSFVVARRCLRVSRSRSSADGSERGKVPQAFDPALLEFLVCPLSKKPLKYEASTNELVNEELGIAYPIIDGIPNMIPQAARMTQQNKKQEDTEQH; from the exons ATGCTGAGTGGAGCGAGGGGCAGGCTCGCCTCAGTGCTGCGGCAGACACGCGCGCCGTCGTTCGTGGTCGCCCGTAGGTGCCTGCGCGTGTCGAGGTCGCGGTCGTCGGCGGACGGGAGTGAGAGGGGGAAAGTGCCCCAAGCTTTCGACCCGGCGCTGCTGGAGTTCTTGGTGTGCCCGCTCTCCAAGAAGCCGCTCAA atACGAAGCATCAACAAATGAATTGGTTAATGAAGAATTGGGAATAGCCTATCCAATTATTGATGGGATTCCTAATATGATACCACAAGCTGCTAGGATGACACagcaaaataagaaacaagaagaTACGGAGCAACACTAg
- the PIGY gene encoding phosphatidylinositol N-acetylglucosaminyltransferase subunit Y — translation MFLSLPVLTVLIPLVSLAGLFYSASVEENFPQGCTSTASLCFYSLLLPITVPVYVFFHLWTWMGIKLFRHN, via the coding sequence atgtttctctctcttcctgtgttGACTGTccttattccattggtctctttAGCAGGACTGTTCTACTCGGCCTCTGTGGAAGAAAACTTCCCACAGGGCTGCACCAGCACAGCCAGCCTGTGCTTTTATAGTCTGCTCTTACCCATTACTGTACCAGTTTATGTGTTCTTCCACCTTTGGACTTGGATGGGCATTAAACTCTTCAGGCATAATTAA